One genomic segment of Sminthopsis crassicaudata isolate SCR6 chromosome 4, ASM4859323v1, whole genome shotgun sequence includes these proteins:
- the LOC141539155 gene encoding uncharacterized protein LOC141539155, producing MVNSSCGSSCSGQGLCQETCCTPSCGPQISCCSPACCQTTCCGTTCCRPSCGVSTCCGSSCCRPSGCGSSCCRPTCCQSSCCRPTCCQTTCCGTPCCRPSCGVSSCCRPSGCGSSCCRPTCCQSSCCRPTCCQTTCCGTPCCRPSCGVSSCCRPSGCGSSCCRPTCCQSSCCRPTCCQTTCCGTPCCRPSCGVSSCGVSSCCHPSGCGSSCCRPTCCQSSCCRPICCQTTCCRTTCCRPSC from the coding sequence ATGGTCAACTCCTCTTGTGGTTCCAGCTGCTCTGGCCAAGGCCTCTGTCAAGAGACCTGTTGTACTCCTAGCTGTGGCCCTCAGATCTCCTGTTGCAGTCCAGCTTGCTGCCAGACTACTTGTTGTGGTACAACATGCTGCCGTCCCAGCTGTGGTGTCTCCACTTGCTGTGGGTCCAGCTGCTGCCGCCCCAGCGGTTGTGGGTCCAGCTGTTGCCGGCCAACCTGTTGCCAGTCTAGTTGCTGCCGCCCCACCTGCTGCCAGACCACCTGCTGTGGCACACCTTGCTGCCGCCCCAGCTGTGGTGTGTCCAGCTGCTGCCGCCCCAGCGGTTGTGGGTCCAGCTGTTGCCGGCCAACCTGTTGCCAGTCTAGTTGCTGCCGCCCCACCTGCTGCCAGACCACCTGTTGTGGCACACCTTGCTGCCGCCCCAGCTGTGGTGTGTCCAGCTGCTGCCGCCCCAGCGGTTGTGGGTCCAGCTGTTGCCGGCCAACCTGTTGCCAGTCTAGTTGCTGCCGCCCCACCTGCTGCCAGACCACCTGTTGTGGCACACCATGCTGCCGCCCCAGCTGTGGTGTGTCCAGCTGCGGTGTGTCTAGCTGTTGCCACCCCAGCGGTTGTGGATCTAGTTGTTGCCGCCCAACCTGTTGCCAGTCTAGTTGCTGCCGCCCTATCTGCTGCCAGACCACCTGCTGTAGAACCACTTGCTGCCGCCCAAGTTGCTGA